The Peromyscus maniculatus bairdii isolate BWxNUB_F1_BW_parent chromosome 6, HU_Pman_BW_mat_3.1, whole genome shotgun sequence genome has a segment encoding these proteins:
- the S100a3 gene encoding protein S100-A3, with translation MTRPLEQAVAAIVCTFQEYAGRCGDKYKICQSELKELLQKELPTWTPSEFRECDYNKFMSVLDTNKDCEVDFGEYVRALASLCLYCHEYFKDCPPEPPCPQ, from the exons ATGACCCGGCCCCTGGAGCAGGCAGTCGCTGCCATCGTGTGCACCTTCCAGGAGTATGCTGGGCGCTGTGGGGACAAGTACAAGATCTGCCAGTCGGAGCTCAAGGAGCTGCTGCAGAAGGAGCTGCCCACCTGGACCCCG agtgagttccgggagtGTGACTACAATAAATTCATGAGTGTTCTGGATACCAACAAGGACTGCGAGGTGGACTTTGGGGAGTACGTGCGTGCCCTTGCCAGCCTTTGTCTCTACTGCCACGAGTACTTCAAAGACTGCCCCCCTGAGCCCCCTTGCCCCCAGTAG
- the S100a4 gene encoding protein S100-A4: MAYPLEEALDRMVSTFHKYSGKEGDKFKLNKSELKELLTRELPSFLGKRTDEAGFQKLMSNLDSNRDNEIDFQEYCIFLSCIAMMCNEFFEDFPDKQPRKK, from the exons ATGGCATACCCCTTGGAAGAAGCTCTGGATAGGATGGTGTCTACCTTCCACAAATACTCAGGCAAAGAGGGTGATAAGTTCAAGCTCAACAAGTCGGAGTTGAAGGAGCTGCTGACCAGGGAGCTGCCTAGCTTCCTGGGG AAAAGGACGGATGAAGCTGGATTCCAGAAGCTGATGAGCAACTTGGACAGCAACAGGGATAACGAAATAGACTTCCAGGAATACTGCATCTTCCTGTCCTGCATCGCCATGATGTGCAATGAATTCTTTGAAGACTTCCCAGATAAACAACCCCGCAAGAAGTGA